From a single Apium graveolens cultivar Ventura chromosome 2, ASM990537v1, whole genome shotgun sequence genomic region:
- the LOC141709008 gene encoding uncharacterized protein LOC141709008: protein MEANGMTSGMFSGINSGMLGLEMSPQQQYQQHLQPQQNPQNPNLSQQQQQHPHTHHMVSFGQTEVDHHHTQNQQPVKQGYPFGAKPRTQQLVFSDDDEPGVGGEDSGGKRNASPWQRMKWTDGMVKLLITMVFYIGDDQGGSEGNDVVGKKKSGAGGGALQKKGKWKSVSKAMMERGFFVSPQQCEDKFNDLNKRYKRVNDILGRGTSCKVVENQSLLDSMDHLSPKVKEEVRKLLNSKHLFFREMCAYHNSCNGGAQHSAEAGADSSHVHQQQQRRTTCLHSTDNSPNVHNMGRTETEGSKMMKGISVEEDEDDEDDDDDDNDEVEGGARGHEHESDLDNKTPSHKRTRSEMYASDSTSFQEFSNELKYVVQDGTKSSWEKRQWMRMRLMQLEEQRMNHQSQAFELEKQKMKWSKFRHKKERDMEAERLANERMRLQNERMVLMLRQKELELLDFQQQNQPCNRNSMAG from the coding sequence ATGGAAGCTAATGGTATGACTAGTGGAATGTTTTCTGGTATAAATTCTGGAATGTTGGGGCTTGAAATGTCACCACAACAGCAGTATCAACAACATTTACAGCCTCAGCAAAACCCTCAAAACCCTAACTTAtcacaacaacaacagcaacatcCACACACACATCATATGGTTTCTTTTGGTCAAACTGAGGTTGATCATCACCACACTCAGAATCAACAGCCTGTTAAACAAGGGTATCCGTTTGGTGCGAAACCGCGTACTCAACAGTTGGTCTTTAGTGATGATGATGAGCCTGGTGTTGGTGGTGAGGATAGTGGAGGAAAGAGAAATGCTTCTCCTTGGCAGAGAATGAAGTGGACTGATGGAATGGTGAAGTTGTTGATTACAATGGTGTTTTATATCGGAGATGATCAGGGTGGTTCGGAAGGGAATGATGTGGTTGGGAAGAAGAAGAGTGGAGCTGGAGGTGGCGCCTTACAGAAGAAAGGGAAGTGGAAATCAGTGTCTAAGGCTATGATGGAAAGGGGGTTTTTCGTGTCGCCACAACAATGTGAGGATAAATTTAATGATTTGAACAAGAGGTATAAGAGGGTTAATGATATACTTGGAAGGGGGACTTCTTGTAAGGTTGTGGAGAATCAGAGTTTGCTCGATTCGATGGATCATTTATCGCCTAAAGTGAAGGAGGAAGTTAGGAAATTGCTGAATTCGAAGCATTTGTTTTTCAGGGAAATGTGTGCTTATCATAATAGTTGTAATGGCGGTGCTCAACATTCAGCTGAGGCGGGAGCAGATTCGTCTCACGTCCACCAGCAGCAACAAAGAAGGACGACATGTTTGCATTCTACAGACAACTCTCCAAATGTGCATAATATGGGAAGAACAGAAACCGAAGGGTCTAAGATGATGAAAGGGATAAGTGTTGAAGAAGACGAGGATGATGAGGATGAcgatgatgatgataatgatgaaGTAGAAGGCGGTGCACGAGGTCATGAACACGAATCTGATCTCGATAACAAAACGCCCTCCCATAAGAGGACAAGAAGCGAAATGTATGCTTCAGATTCTACCTCATTTCAAGAATTCAGTAACGAGTTGAAATATGTAGTGCAAGACGGTACAAAGAGTTCATGGGAGAAACGACAATGGATGAGAATGCGGTTGATGCAATTGGAGGAACAGCGAATGAATCATCAAAGCCAAGCATTCGAGCTTGAGAAGCAGAAGATGAAATGGTCGAAGTTCAGGCACAAGAAAGAGCGCGATATGGAGGCAGAAAGGCTGGCGAATGAGCGAATGAGGCTGCAAAATGAAAGAATGGTTCTTATGCTTAGGCAAAAAGAGTTGGAATTGCTTGATTTTCAACAACAAAATCAGCCTTGTAATAGGAACTCCATGGCTGGATAG
- the LOC141709009 gene encoding large ribosomal subunit protein eL24, producing MVLKTELCRFSGAKIYPGRGIRFVRADSQVFLFVNSKCKRYFHNKLKPSKLTWTAMYRKQHKKDAAQEAVKKRRRATKKPYSRSIVGATLEVIQKRRTEKPEVRDAAREAALREIKERIKKTKDEKKAKKAEVMAKTQKSSGRSNVPKGAGNKGAKLGGGGKR from the exons ATGGTTCTCAA GACAGAGCTCTGCCGGTTCAGTGGTGCCAAGATATATCCTGGAAGGGGAATCAGATTTGTTCGTGCTGATTCTCAG GTTTTCCTGTTTGTCAACTCGAAATGTAAGAGGTACTTTCACAACAAGTTGAAGCCATCCAAACTTACCTGGACGGCTATGTACAGGAAGCAGCACAAGAAG GATGCCGCTCAAGAGGCAGTCAAGAAGAGGCGTCGTGCCACCAAAAAACCCTACTCAAGGTCCATCGTTGGTGCAACCTTGGAGGTGATCCAGAAGAGAAGAACTGAAAAGCCTGAAGTTCGTGATGCTGCAAGAGAAGCTGCTTTACG TGAAATTAAGGAAAGGATTAAGAAAACAAAAGACGAGAAGAAGGCAAAGAAGGCAGAAGTGATGGCTAAAACTCAGAAGAGTTCAGGGAGAAGCAATGTGCCAAAGGGCGCAGGAAACAAGGGAGCTAAACTCGGAGGTGGTGGCAAGCGTTGA
- the LOC141709010 gene encoding GDSL esterase/lipase At5g03810-like — protein sequence MEFSRKVLASFLVVAATNLVLLAYGQPLVPAFNIFGDSVVDSGNNNNLYTLVKANFPPYGRDFVNHRPTGRFCNGKLATDFTAEFLGFTSYPPAYLTEDARGNNILNGANFASASSGYSNLTANSYHAVSLPLQLEYYKDWQRKIVGMVGRDRAKAIFSGALHLLSTGNSDFLQNYYINPSVSGTYTSDQFSEILVRSYSGFVQRLYGLGARRIGVTSLPPAGCVPAAITLFGGGSNQCVARINADAVLFNSKLKRTSESLKKQFPDLKLVVFDIYQPLLDIVTKPADNGFFEARRACCGTGTIETSLLCNARSVGTCANATQYVFWDGFHPTEAANQVLAQAILGQGIDLIS from the exons ATGGAGTTTTCAAGAAAAGTTTTAGCTTCTTTTCTTGTTGTTGCTGCAACAAATCTTGTACTTTTGGCTTATGGACAGCCTCTTGTTCCTGCATTCAACATCTTCGGTGACTCGGTTGTCGATTCCGGTAACAATAACAATCTCTACACTCTTGTTAAGGCCAATTTCCCTCCTTATGGCAGAGACTTTGTCAATCATAGACCTACTGGAAGGTTCTGTAATGGAAAATTAGCCACTGATTTCACTG CTGAGTTCTTAGGCTTCACTTCTTACCCACCAGCTTACCTCACTGAGGATGCGCGAGGAAACAACATCCTGAACGGTGCCAACTTTGCGTCGGCTTCTTCTGGTTACTCTAACTTGACAGCTAACTCATAT CATGCTGTTTCACTGCCACTGCAGCTGGAGTATTACAAGGATTGGCAACGCAAAATTGTCGGTATGGTAGGAAGAGACAGAGCTAAAGCAATATTCTCAGGTGCCCTCCATCTTCTGAGTACAGGAAATAGTGACTTCCTTCAGAATTATTATATCAATCCATCTGTCAGCGGTACCTACACATCTGATCAGTTTTCGGAGATTCTTGTCCGATCCTACTCTGGCTTTGTTCAG AGACTATATGGACTGGGAGCTAGGAGGATTGGAGTAACAAGCCTACCTCCCGCGGGATGTGTGCCAGCTGCCATCACTTTGTTCGGAGGAGGAAGCAATCAGTGTGTTGCAAGGATTAACGCAGACGCTGTTCTGTTTAACAGTAAGCTCAAACGCACATCTGAAAGTTTAAAGAAGCAGTTTCCTGATCTCAAACTTGTGGTTTTCGATATCTACCAGCCCCTGCTTGACATTGTTACAAAGCCAGCTGACAACG GATTCTTTGAGGCAAGGAGAGCCTGCTGTGGTACTGGCACGATAGAAACATCGTTGCTCTGCAACGCAAGGTCTGTCGGAACATGTGCAAATGCAACACAATATGTGTTCTGGGATGGCTTTCATCCTACTGAAGCTGCAAATCAAGTGCTGGCACAAGCTATTCTCGGACAAGGAATCGATCTAATCTCTTGA
- the LOC141709011 gene encoding threonine dehydratase 1 biosynthetic, chloroplastic-like yields MQTYLSHSNKMEVVSTSAFSNQARLHFTGLNLKTKLLYLPKTTATNYLLKRRPFAPVSIYVETEAQAAVLKQPVPPAILLQCSAESLQYEAGKVGAVPDHHVTDGPVSAMEYVTSIFSAKVYDVAVETPLEKANKLSQRLGVNFWLKRETFQPVFSFKIRGAYNMMANLPKKQLERGVICSSAGNHAQGVALSAKRLGCNAVIVMPVTTPEIKWKAVERLGAVVVLVGDSYDEAEAYAVKRAKEEGRTFVPPFDHPDVIIGQGTVGMEIVRQVKGPLHAIFVPVGGGGLIAGIAAFVKRVLPEVKIIGVEPCDANAMALSLHHGERVVLDKVGGFADGVAVKVVGEETFRICRELLDGIVLVSRDAICASIKDMFEENRSILEPAGALALAGAEAYCKYYNLKDANVVAIASGANMNFDRLGLVTELADVGRQREAVLATIFPEELGRFKQFCGLVGPMNITEFRYRYDSAKDDALVLYRVGIHTKLELEAMLERMNSSQLRTITLTDNDLVKDHLRHLMGARSGVQNELFCRFVFPEKPGALMKFLDAFSPCWNISLFHYRSQGEAGANVLVGIQVPSEEMAEFHTRANNLGYCYTVENSNNAFQLLFG; encoded by the exons ATGCAAACATATTTGTCACACTCCAACAAAATGGAAGTTGTCAGTACTTCAGCATTTTCAAACCAAGCTCGACTCCACTTCACAGGCCTCAATCTCAAAACTAAACTACTATACTTGCCTAAAACTACTGCTACTAATTATCTGTTGAAGAGGAGGCCATTTGCTCCCGTTTCGATTTACGTCGAAACGGAAGCACAGGCTGCAGTGTTGAAACAGCCTGTGCCACCTGCTATACTTTTACAATGCTCCGCGGAGTCATTGCAGTATGAAGCAGGGAAAGTTGGTGCTGTCCCGGACCATCACGTTACGGATGGTCCGGTCAGTGCTATGGAGTATGTGACAAGCATTTTTTCGGCTAAGGTGTATGATGTTGCGGTTGAGACCCCGTTAGAGAAGGCGAATAAGCTGTCGCAGAGGCTAGGTGTGAATTTTTGGCTCAAGCGAGAGACCTTTCAGCCT GTTTTCTCCTTCAAAATTCGAGGAGCTTATAATATGATGGCTAATCTTCCAAAGAAGCAGCTGGAGAGAGGTGTAATCTGCTCATCTGCTGGAAATCATGCGCAAGGAGTCGCGCTATCAGCCAAGAGACTAGGATGCAATGCTGTTATTGTCATGCCTGTTACTACACCCGAAATTAAG TGGAAAGCAGTTGAGCGATTGGGTGCAGTAGTTGTTCTAGTCGGGGATTCATACGATGAAGCAGAGGCATATGCAGTCAAGAGGGCAAAAGAAGAGGGACGCACATTTGTGCCACCTTTCGATCATCCTGATGTGATTATTGGTCAAGGAACGGTTGGTATGGAGATTGTTCGTCAAGTAAAAGGTCCGTTGCATGCAATATTTGTACCTGTAGGGGGTGGTGGCCTAATAGCCGGCATTGCTGCCTTTGTAAAGAGGGTTTTGCCAGAG GTCAAGATAATTGGGGTAGAACCATGTGATGCCAATGCAATGGCCTTGTCGTTGCATCATGGTGAGAGAGTAGTGCTGGACAAAGTGGGAGGCTTCGCAGACGGAGTAGCTGTTAAAGTAGTTGGTGAGGAGACTTTTCGCATATGCAGGGAATTGCTAGATGGTATAGTTCTCGTTAGCAGGGATGCGATATGTGCCTCAATAAAG GACATGTTCGAGGAGAACAGGAGCATTCTAGAACCAGCAGGTGCTCTTGCTCTTGCAGGAGCTGAAGCATACTGCAAATATTATAACCTCAAGGATGCAAATGTAGTAGCAATAGCCAGTGGAGCTAACATGAATTTTGATAGGCTGGGTTTGGTAACTGAGCTTGCAGATGTTGGTAGGCAACGTGAAGCAGTGCTTGCAACTATTTTCCCAGAAGAGCTTGGTCGTTTTAAACAATTTTGTGGACTC GTAGGACCAATGAACATCACCGAGTTCAGGTATAGATATGATTCTGCTAAAGACGATGCTCTAGTACTTTACAG AGTTGGAATTCACACAAAATTAGAACTTGAGGCCATGTTGGAGAGGATGAACTCTTCTCAACTCAGAACCATTACTCTTACAGACAACGACTTGGTCAAGGATCATCTACGACACTTG ATGGGAGCACGTTCAGGGGTACAGAACGAGCTCTTTTGCCGGTTTGTTTTCCCAGAGAAGCCTGGTGCTTTAATGAAGTTTCTTGACGCCTTTAGTCCTTGTTGGAACATTAGTTTATTTCATTACCGCTCACAG GGAGAAGCTGGTGCAAATGTGTTAGTAGGCATTCAAGTTCCTTCCGAGGAGATGGCTGAATTTCATACTCGCGCAAACAATCTTGGATACTGTTATACAGTTGAAAACAGTAACAATGCATTCCAGCTTCTATTCGGCTGA
- the LOC141709012 gene encoding peptidyl-prolyl cis-trans isomerase FKBP16-4, chloroplastic: MELTLFLHKPTLLPCSVSSIYVRPFNKNHTSVVSPCHCSQSSSESTRKTSTLSLQHEGRRALLGSFLAATAAGIYICDEAGAASTSRRALRGAKVPESEYTTLPNGLKYYDLKVGNGAEAVQGSRVAVHYVAKWKSITFMTSRQGLGIGGGTPYGFDVGQSERGNVLKGLDLGVKGMKVGGQRLLIVPPELAYGSKGVQEIPPNATIELDVELLSIKQSPFGSAVKIVEG; encoded by the exons ATGGAACTTACTCTTTTTCTTCACAAACCTACATTACTTCCATGTTCTGTTTCCTCCATTTATGTTAGACCCTTTAACAAGAATCATACTAGTGTTGTTTCTCCATGTCATTGCTCACAGTCTTCCTCAGAGTCTACCCGAAAAACGTCGACTTTATCATTACAGCATGAAGGAAGAAGGGCCTTGTTGGGTAGTTTTCTTGCAGCAACAG CTGCTGGTATTTATATTTGCGACGAGGCTGGTGCTGCTAGCACAAGCAGAAGAGCT CTTAGGGGAGCCAAAGTACCGGAGAGTGAATATACTACCCTTCCCAATGGGCTAAA GTATTATGATTTGAAGGTTGGAAATGGAGCAGAAGCAGTCCAGGGATCTCGGGTTGCA GTCCACTATGTTGCCAAATGGAAAAGCATCACTTTTATGACTAGTAGACAAGGGCTTGGAATTGGTGGTGGAACG CCTTATGGATTTGACGTTGGTCAATCAGAGAGGGGAAATGTCCTCAAAGGTTTAGACCTAGGAGTTAAAGGCATGAAAGTAGGAGGCCAG CGCTTGCTGATTGTACCTCCAGAGCTAGCTTATGGCAGCAAGGGCGTGCAAGAAATACCTCCTAATGCGACGATTGAG CTGGATGTTGAGTTGCTATCCATCAAACAGAGTCCATTCGG GTCTGCTGTTAAAATTGTTGAAGGATGA